A stretch of DNA from Solea solea chromosome 20, fSolSol10.1, whole genome shotgun sequence:
agtgttgttttctgtgaagAAGGTGCATCCATGTGGCATTTTTAATCTTCTTAACATCTTTAAAGgtcattcatattttatctcttgGCCTAAGAGTTTAATTGAGTTATTGTGAATGGGGACAGTTTTGCCAGCAAAGCACTCCTTAAATTTTGTCTGTTGGTGAAGTGAGACAGATCATTTAGAGGTGGATTAATGAAGATAGAGATgggcttcagtgtgtgtgtgtgttcagatttTAAAGGTTATTTGCAGCGATGGAAGAGCTTTTATCTGTACAGGGAGTCAAAAAATAATTTACTGTGTGAGTATTAGCTGGTCATTTCCATAAATCGAACCTGACCTCCAGAGCTGAGTGTGATATCAAAACAACTGATTTAGATTCTCATCAGAAAAGACTCTCACTCTGGGAAGAACAGTAAATCAAACCACTGTATTCTTgacacctacctacctacctacttacctacctaccatccatccatcgaccgaccgaccgaccgaccgaccgacctacctacctacctaccatccatccatcgaccgaccgaccgacctacctacctacctacctacctacctaccatccatccatcgaccgaccgaccgacctacctacctacctaccatccatccatcgacctacctacctacctatcatccatccatccatcgactgacctacctacctacctacctacctaccatccatccatccatccatcgacctacctacctacctacctaccatccatccatcgactgacctacctacctacctaactaCCTCCCTCCGTccgtctgtctatctatctatgcagGTATCACCGTGTtgctgtctctcactgtgttcatGTTGCTGGTGGCAGAGATCATGCCGGCCACATCGGACTCCGTCCCTCTCATAGGTATGTGATGAAAAACGTCGGGAGCCTTTTCACGAGTGACCTGATCGCTCAACTGTGTTACTGAGACCCAATTAAAACAGACCgatacacacaacacagatgTAACGATCGTCTCTGTGGATTAAAGACGTTTCACTCATTAAGAACTCAGCATGAAGTCTCCGTCTGACAGTGAAGATCAATGTGAGGTCTCTCGTGTTTGTGACAGCAGGAGAAACAAACTTCCAACTGGGCCtaattggggggaaaaaaaagagtcttgACTCAATCGAGTTGTGCTTTAATGAACTGACGCCttgagctaaatgctaataTGAGTGTTCCGCATCATGATCTATATTTAACATATTAGAAGGATCCatttattcatcttctaccgttTAATCATAGATTTTCTTACTCTGTTTTTCACACTCCCCCGTGTGCATGGGTTTCCTACAGGTTCTCTGGTtccagatttggggattaggtaaattggacactttaaattgaccataggtgtgacagtgaaaggttgtttgtttctatatgtgtccctgtccagggtgtaccccgcctttcaccctacaTTCCCGTTATAACAGTATCtttaaatctacttaaaatgGGCGTGTCTGTAATCCAATTGGGCACATGACATGTAACATCCATAAGTACCAACTGAAGTGAACTGGTAGATTTATTGTAGATCTTGAACGTCTGTAATTTACAGGGTTTAAGGGATGAGAGGTTAAACATCTTCCTGAACTCTACATGTCCAATTGCAAATGGTTTAATGACCTTTGGAGAAATaagacctggatgaatgagaatctacacagacatAGTGAAAGCAACAGTTACCGTATCTCCAAAAGAACCAATAAGAGTAAAATTCAAtaagcagcagtagtagtatcattaaaaacataatatcaTTATCCCTAATCTCCAATCTAAATGAGAATTTACTGAAGGtctctgagtaaaaaaaaagcctgtgatCCATCATGAAAAGTGTGTGTCTAAATGTACACCACGGTCTCTGGAGACCACAGATGTTTTCATGACAGTCCAGTGGACCGAGTGACGTTTAAACAACAACACCGTGACACTATAGTGACAGAGCCACAGAGCAACAACAGTGATCACACCCAGTATTCTCTGAATATCACTTCATGTGGTTTAATTACAAAATACTAATTGTGACAGGCTACAAAGAGGTTGCgctgaaagaatgaatgaatgaatgaatgaatgaatgaatgaatgtcccCACCTTACACCTtatttcagctgggattggcaccacctcccctgtgaccctcatgtggtagataaagtggtagaagatggatgataaataagataaattaGATAAAAACATCCTCCCAAATCCAAACAACAAAATTTATTTAAGCAATCTGTTCTCTTTCCGCTTTAATTGGCTGAATTGATTGTGGGCACATTAGTGGGAAATGATATTAAGTGAGCTAAGATGATAGCCAGAGACTGATGCAAGGCCACATCTGCCCAAAGACACAAATCCTGCccattaaaaacatattcagCATATTTGCTTTTATAAAGAATAACTATGCTGCAGCACAGTCAGGGTCTGTTTGATGATTTCGCTAAGACAATGTGACAACAAGCAGACAGCAGCGCTGGCCGCAGGTCTCAGGTCTGcagatatttacagtatgtgttgcATGAAACAGACTGAGAGGAATCAAACAAACTCTTCAGACTCCTCCTGTGAATTATCTGACGGGTCTCACCGACCTTGACGCGCATGACACACAAGTGAAGGACAATATCAAGCACCTCTGAAAGAGACTGTGTGGGTTTCAATAAGCATGTGGGAAGTGACAGTGTCTGTTCTCTCCTTCTCCCCAGGTCAGTACTTTGCCAGTATAATGATCATTGTTGGGATGTCAGTTATCGCTACAGTGGTGGTTCTGCAGTATCATCACCACGACCCAAATGGAGGAAACATGCCGAAATGGGTGAGCGGATATTCTTCATGATCAGTTAAACACATCCCGCTATGCAGCTCCATCACTCTCGTGAATGGCTCCTCTCCCCGTTCCACACATGATACATTCCTGCGGTCGATCTCTCCGTGGCATTCGTTCTCCATCCTCAGCTCCATTTCCAATAACATTCCAGTCATCTGTTAGTGCTGCTCTGCCCCTCTGCCTGTGTCTGTTCAGTTTTTTATTCACCGACTTCCTGAGCTGTGACTCATCCAGCAACATCAGTCTGCCGGAATGTGTTCATCAAATGCCTCGCTGCAGACTTCGGCAGCACGGAGTGTGTTTCAAAGCACTCTAGATATGTGGGTGGATTCAATTTAACtccattttcttccttttcttgcCTTGTGTTTAATGCTATAACTCCATCAAAAGTTTtgcctccccctccccccccaaaaaagtttAGTTTTAATGGGTTGAAAAAAGGCCTGAAATAGAGAATTGCAGTAAAAGAGTCACTGACTTTTGTGAAATAGGACCAATcatatgtgtgtttgagtgtgtaacTGCTTGTTTACTCTTTGTTGCCttttacatatactgtactgaGTTTTAGGGCCATGACGAGATTAAACTTCGAGTTTAGTCGGCATGTTGAGATTTGAGATTTGAGATGTAAATCAACAGGCTAAGATTAAACTTGAatttttgagaataaagttataatatCCTGTTGAGGTTTGAGTCGACATATTGAGATTGAGAGTtttttcaccatgacaacattaatcttgggttagggttatcttGGCTTAATCTCAACATGTCGAGTTTAGCCAACATGTGAGTCGACACGTCAAGATTCAATTTGAAATGTCGAGATTAAAATGGAAAGCTCGACATGTTCACCAGAGAGAACGACACTGACAGTCACTAATGAGAGAGAGACTTTATGTTTGTTGATATTTTACCACTTCCAGTCAAGAAAAGCGTTTCAGAAAGGTCACGTTCACATTCCAACCACGTCCGAGACTGACTGAGCTTCTGTGGAGCAGTCGCTCGCTCTGATGGACGTCCAGATGATTAAGACTACATGCTGATTTAAATCTCAACAGGATATTCCAACTTAATTCTCGCAATTTCAAGTTTAATCTCAACATGTCGTCATTTAAGTTGTCTTCATGTGTGGCCCTAAGACTAACATAGTTTCTTGACAAAagtgggaaagggagggggtCCTGGGAAAGGAGTCCTTTTACAATCGACAGCCTCAACATTAGACGTCACTAATTCTTTACCCACTAGACAAATGCAACATAAGCTTAGTTGTGTATTGACACATTATATGGACGTTCTGATGATGAATGGCTCATTCAAACAGTCCAAGGGCCAATTAACAAGCAACCTGATGTGGTTCAGATGAGAGCATTGAACCAGCACAGGTCATAATTAAAGCCCACAGAAAAACAGCATCAACAGCGGGGACTGTTACCTCGTTTGAAAACGCACTTGGTGGAGACTAATTGAGCAGTCATCTGGACATTATCTCCTCATTAGATGCCAGACATCCATCTGGATGCTGTAGGGACAATTTGCTGTTTCAGGGGACATGCGAGTTTGTGTCCAAGCGAGTTTGTGTTcaaggaaggagaaggagaggtgACAAGGAGAGGTAGAGTGGAGAGGGGGCGGAAAAAGGacaggaggagggaagaggaaacaaagatGGGAGAAGAAAGGGGACAAATAGAGGGACGGAGGAAAGGACAGAGTAGAgggcaaaaagaaaagcaaatccAGGTACAAAAGGAGGGAAGAGGAAATGAGTAATGAGAgggaaaaggagaggagagaggagaggagggacaaaagcaggagaaaaaaatcaacagcAGTGAAAGAGTTGAGGGGAATCAAGGGTCAAATTTGCACCAACGTTTGAACACGCAATCCTTTTCAGTCTGATGTTGAGAATTTAAAGCCATCTTTGGAAGAACTGAGTCTGAAAGGAATCCAGTTAAAACAAAAGCATCTTCTTTGCCACAGGCTCTTTCACGGAGTGTCACTGTGGAGAATCTCTGCTGCTTAAAAAAAGTGCAGCTGCATTTAGAAAGAAAACATCAACATCGTTCTCCATCAAATGAAGCCATTCACTTATCGTAATTACTTTCATGTTATTAGGTCAATAAACCAAGGTTTTTTTAGTGTGTTaaagctttttcttttacacGTCTCTTCCCCTCCAGGTGCAGCTTGTTTTGCTGCAGTGGGTCGCGTGGTTCTTGCGTATGAAGCGGCCAGGAGAGAATAACGACCCGCAGCGGCCCCCGTGTGCACCCCATCTGCGGCGTTGCTCCTCCGGCTCCCAGAGTGGCAGCATCCCCAACCCTCTAGACCCCACCCTTCATCCGCTTCACCCACAGAACCTGGGTCCTCTTCAGGCAGGGCCCCTGCACGCAGGACACCCTCACCTCCAGGTGCAGTCCAGTACTAACAACAATGGGAACCTTCTCTACATGGGCTTCCAGAGCATGGAGGAGCCTTCAGTGCTCTCAGAGCCTGTCCAGAGGAATAACATCTCAGTGGGGCCTCCTCGCGGAGCAGGGAGTCCTCCTCCACACCTGCCATCTCAGTTCTGCAGCTCTCCACCACCTCCTACCCCTAATATGGACACTGTAGGCTGCCCCAGCACTGTCTCCAGTGGCGGGGGCTTTGGAGGTGGTCCAGGAGGACTGGGAGGGTGTTCGACTGCAGGGATAGGAGACCTGCAGCTACAGGCTATTCTGGAAGATGTGCGTTACATGGCAGACCGCTTCCGAGAGCAGGATGAGGCCGAGCGCGTGGCCGACCAGTGGAAATTTGCAGGAGCTGTAATCGATCGCCTTTGTCTGGTAGCATTCAGCGTTTTCAACATCATCTGCACCATTTCCATCCTCATGTCTGCCCCGAATTTTGTCGAAGCTGTTTCAAAGGACTTTGTTTGATGgcaaagaggaaaaggaagaaaaaaaaagaagaggagaagtgaGCAGAAGTGGATGAGGGGTATTAGAGATAAGATGATGGATGAAGTGGGCTTGGAAACACGATTTCCAGCAAACTGTGGGCTTCGTGATTTGTGATAGCGAGATACCgggaaatagaaaaacaaaaacaggaggttttttttgcaatgtttGCTGTTTGGTAAGAGGAATATTAGAGGGAAGCAGATGAGGAAGGGGGGATACAGAGCGACGTTAAAATGAGTTTTGGGTGAGCAGGTTGCTTTATCATATTCTTGTCAAGGTGAGATGGATTATGGTGAATTCAAAGACTGTCCCCTAAAAATTAGAGGAAAGATTAGTCCGAGAGGGGAAAGGGAGCGAAGAAATCAGTCCGGTGCAATCTCACGTAAGGCAGCTCTTAAAGCAAGGCTAGGATTgcaagagacagagaagagaagcGGGCAAGTAGATAGGGGCAGATAAATAAGACAGTCATTTGGCTGTTTCATTTTCTCAATGAGGGAAGCCAACCTTTCACTCCCACATGATGAGAGAGGACTGCATCGTTTAAAATGATGCGAGGAGGAGAGCGTGtcgggggggagagagagaaagaggcattTACAAGGACAGACAACAAAGAGTGGTCCATGAAGGAATGAGACTTCATCCCTCGTGTCGTTTGGGCAGAGTAAGCAGTTTGATGCACGGATATACAAAAGTGGACCAAGGATCGAGATCAGAAACAAACGGAAGAGGATCTCATCTATTATTCAATCACATCCATCTAATGACCACGGATAATCCTTAAGActaaaaaaatgcttttgatGTCTCCTCTCCCTTCACGACTGCTTTAAATTGCCAAGGCCTTATCTCTTACGAGGCGACTGCCAATCTGCCCACAATCAGTAGAGATGAAAAGCTCCTCGGCCACAGTTTGCGGTGCTTATTGTGACTGGGAAACTGAATTCACTGGTTGTCAACAATGCAGGGGCGAGTGACTGCACCGGAGTGAACGGATAATTACACTTATTGTGGCTGACGTGATCTTCACAGATCTCATTGTGTTTCATATGAGAGGTTTGAAAGCTCAGGGTTTGGAGCGTCAGGTGTTTAAAAGACGACGAGAGGCACAAATGAGTGACGATCTTtcaaaaatagtaaaataaatgtgGTGAGATAACAGATTACTGTCTTTTACGGCTCCAATACATCGCCACACTGTGTGCCCATGGCCATTAgtatatgaggaaaaaaaaggatgcaaTTAGATACATAGATAGAACAGGaacaaatgatgatgatgagtttaCACAGGACTGTTTTAAGCTGTGTGTTAATTAACTTAACAGCCTAATCTTTAATGTTTGGACCTATGTTTACTACACTCCTGACTCACAGACTGTCTGTGGTGGCTAAACTGTGTACACTCATTCTGTCACTGTGAACTTTTGAATCAAGGCTCGCAGCAGGTGCAACGCAAACTTCCTGTCACGGGCTGTTTTGCAGAGGGatgttctcctctcctcccgGCACCCAAACACTCACTGTACAGAACATTTCTCATCTTGAAAATAAAGGAtactcccttttttttttctaccaccTTTTGGTCTGCTCTGtgccccatctctctctctctgttgacaGAGGCTGGCACCACACccaaggaagaggagaaaaatgacAGAGCGAGGGCataggaggaggagagaaagtgcTGATGCACAGTGAGAGCTGGACAGGGCCTTAATTGATCACTCGTTCAGGAAGAAGAGAAGGGGGAAGGGGGGGTGCGatgggaggaagaagaggggagGGTTAATGGGGGAAAGGGGGCATACTGGGTAATTCATCGGATTTATGAGGGACAAAGGCAGGGGAGATGGGCGCTCAGACAAGCATAACTCAGTCACAGACATCAAATGAAAGGCCACTGTCATATATCACATCACAAGAGAATATCTACCAGAGAAATAAACAGAATTAGAGAAATATTTTCAtgcataaagtgtgtgtgtgtgtgtgtgtgtgtgtgtgtttgtgatggcGTGTGGCCTTCACTGTGTCACTCAGTCTGTGTGCCAGAGGGACTAAAGCGTCAGGAGTGTATTTATAGCAGTGAGCCGGTCCTTATTCAAACCCGGCAAGACGTCCTGTTTGATGAGCTaaccctctgtctgtctgtccgagGTGGAAAAATGTGCAGAGCTAGCAATCTAGCGGCGCTCAGATTTACTGTGTTCACTCACATGGAATAAAAGAACGTGTGTAAAGACTgtagttagtgtgtgtgtgtgtgtgtgtgtgtgtgtgtgcatgggtacGATCAGCTTCAGGGTTCGCGTATGTATAGAATCAATCAgtgggtgttgttgtttttctcttcccGTTCTATTCTCATTCAATAATAAAGCCTCTTTCATTTGACCAGATGGGTTATTATACAGAAACTCACTGGAGGCCCATTAggctcacacacccacacccacacacacacacacacacacagctccatgACTGAGTAAATGGGTTGTTGATATGTGAAGCTACAAAGGCTTCAGTCACTGTGAAGCATACCAATGAAGCACAGCGGAAAACTACAGCCCCAATAATGACGTTTGTTACATACATGTATGATGGTAAATACCTTTAGATGCacctctgtgtgagtgtgtgtgtgtgtggacacctgCTCTTTCTCGCTGGGTCCCACTGTGCTGTGCTGCATGATCAAATCCCAACATCTTGCGGTTGAGGCCGATCAATGCCTTTTAATTACCAAGGGCCCAGAGCACTGGTCGATACAGCTGACGAgaagcagggagggagggggggggagagagagagagagagagagagcgggagaatggggaaaagggagagagagaaggggacaGAGATGCTCCAGACGGTGATTGATGCCCACTCCTCCCAGTGAGCCCTCCTACAGATGCGTTGTTAGGCTTGATTAATCCTGCCGAGCCACATTCGCTCACTTTACACAGCGCCGTTTAACCAGCCCAGGCCGCCGCGGTCACAAGGTTAAGTGGACACGAGGTATCAGCTCTGAGGACCACAGGCCTCTTATCCAATGAGTCAAGGATGAAGGGTTAGTCTCTATAGAACCGAGTTATTTTCAGATTCtaagctgtattttttttttccttgactgGAGGggaatattaaaatgaaatgcgTTCAACAGTGCGAGTTAATCTACATACACAGTAGCTCCAGTGATAACTTTCCCTTCAACAATTGCTCGGCATAAAGTCATAAATGGATTTAATAAGGAATTTTACTCAATATAACAGCAAAGGAGATTGATTCAGTTTTATGAATGCCACTTGCGCCATGAATCATGAGCGACGACTCATCTGTTccctcatttttgttttattaaacattGCCAGGAGAGCGATGGTGGAAGCAGAGGGAATTCAAAAGGCTCGTCAGTAGAGCTCTTATGAGCTTCAATGTCACTAATCAATCTAAACGATAAGATGCAGCGAGGGTGGAGTCATGATGCAGCCGGTTCAGGCAGATTCCTGCTCTTGTCCCCACTTTATACAAATGAACATCTGTGTGCAAGATGTTTAGAACATTACgggtacatttgttttgtatttgaatttttccttgtactcactcactcatcttctactgctttatcctccacatgagggtcactggtgccaatcccagctggacAGGTTGCTGCCAGTCtctcacagggtcacatagagacaaacagccatccacCATACAGTGTCCACTttgcctaatcctcaaatctgcatgtttttggacttggAAACCAGAGAAGCCAgagaaaacacccacacacacacatgtaaacccCATGCAGAACAACCCTTGTTCCAACAGGGTATTTTATCCTataggtcttcttgctgcaatgGCAAAGGAGTGCTGCTAACTATACACCAACCACGATGCcgaatattaaatacatttaatttaaatatcatGAAACACGCAACGTATTACTAACTCAGCCGCTCCTCTCTGGAGAATGTTGCAACACGGTGCAACTCAGCGTGTTCATTAAATGATGTCGACAAACAAACAGGGATCGACATCATTAGCAGGACTATACATCAGAAATATGATAAAAGAACAAGCAATAAAATGATTTTGGTCACACTCTGTCCTTCGTACGCCTCAAAGTGTCATCTCAGGGGCATCAAATCTAAAAGGTGCACACTATAAGCATTAGTTTCTCTAAATGACCCACAGACATCCCACAGTGCctttaacagaatacaaaaaaaactagaaaaccCAAAACTATCAATGCTCTCAAACCTGTCAGGCTACTGTAGGAAAGTATGTAGCAATCTTTGAGCGacagtgaaaacatgtttctctatttttttctcagtatttctggtggaaccacaggctAACGGGCGATCCACTAACAAGTTGGTTAAGGGCCGCGTGTGGCCCTTGGACGGCCATTTGAATAGACTGGCTCTAGAGTGTTATTAATGCATAAAGGCTGTTAGGAGGAGTCTTGATTTAAACGTGTTAGGCCTTATGAGTATACATTACATACGTATGCAGATTTGATGTTAGCGGAGATGTCAAACCCATCCATCTATTCTGAGAAGCAATCAAGAACaggcacaaaaaaacacacacacacacgcgcaatTTTCACATTAGTTTCAACACAAGGTCATTTTTCTCTCAGGTGTGACCATAGGTTGAGAAACTAATTTGAGTCCGGGGACATTAATTCCACCCGACAGTTGTAATCAGTCCAGTGCTCAGATGACAAGAGGTTCCCTGTCCTCCCTACATGTCATGCAATGAGCAGCTTTAGATCAAAACCTCccataaaagcaacattttcaattaaagctagtctttttttttttttttacttagatTAGAGATTACAGAGTGGCATTGAAATGTTCTAGCAGGCTTGAGAAGAACCCATTTGACCTCATTTGCACGGTGGATAATATCCAACGATGcatcacaaataataataataataataaatcatcatcttatatatttacattatttagaTCTAGATTAAAGACTTCTTTTAGGAGTTAGATGAGGCAGTGCTGTGGTTATGTTGACGGCAAGAAAGATTCAACTCTCACTGTagaaacagttaaaaaacaCTTGTGTGCGTAAACAATATGCAGTTTTCTTTGTCTAGGAGTGAAAGGAAGTGTCACACGGCCAGAATTCTGCTACCAGCTCACGGTTGGAGGCCTTAAATACAACATAAACCACTGCTTTGCGCTCTCA
This window harbors:
- the chrna11 gene encoding cholinergic receptor, nicotinic, alpha 11; translated protein: MWLSVALLLSGFSALIHVSVQGPHQRTLLKNLLKDYNRMERPVGNDSHSLTVYFSLSLIQIMDVDEKNQVLTTNIWLQMNWFDHYLQWNESEHPGVKNLRFTTDQVWTPDILLYNSADDDFDSTFKTNVLVNSSGYAKYLPPGMFMSTCSVDVRWFPFDIQKCEMKFGSWTYDGWLLNLQMIDADISSFMPNGEWDLIGVPGTRNEAFYDCCKEPYPDVTFVITIRRRTLYYALNLLIPCVLLSSMTLLIFVLPADSGEKISLGITVLLSLTVFMLLVAEIMPATSDSVPLIGQYFASIMIIVGMSVIATVVVLQYHHHDPNGGNMPKWVQLVLLQWVAWFLRMKRPGENNDPQRPPCAPHLRRCSSGSQSGSIPNPLDPTLHPLHPQNLGPLQAGPLHAGHPHLQVQSSTNNNGNLLYMGFQSMEEPSVLSEPVQRNNISVGPPRGAGSPPPHLPSQFCSSPPPPTPNMDTVGCPSTVSSGGGFGGGPGGLGGCSTAGIGDLQLQAILEDVRYMADRFREQDEAERVADQWKFAGAVIDRLCLVAFSVFNIICTISILMSAPNFVEAVSKDFV